In Myxococcales bacterium, the following proteins share a genomic window:
- a CDS encoding SDR family NAD(P)-dependent oxidoreductase, translated as MAIFLITGASSGMGAAMARLLCDRGQTVYGLARRVEVLNETAKRYPDRFFAFACDVTRYEDVKAVCAQLPQVPDVAILNAGIGDLDPPEAINLAVHQRTFATNYFGVLHVMNELYPRMAQRGSGKFVAMSSLAAYRGLPGAAAYCASKAAVSVLMESFRVTYGRKSGIEFLVVHPGFVATPMTAKNKEKMLFLWSAEKAADYILAGIERNRLTINFPLPMRIGMGFLRFVPAGLFRRVAGLKK; from the coding sequence ATGGCGATTTTTCTAATCACCGGAGCATCGTCGGGAATGGGCGCCGCCATGGCGCGTTTGTTGTGCGACCGCGGCCAGACGGTTTACGGATTGGCGCGTCGAGTGGAAGTGCTTAACGAGACCGCGAAGCGATATCCCGACCGTTTCTTCGCCTTCGCCTGCGACGTTACCCGATACGAGGACGTCAAGGCCGTTTGCGCCCAATTGCCGCAAGTGCCGGATGTGGCGATCTTAAATGCCGGGATCGGCGATCTTGATCCGCCCGAGGCGATCAACCTTGCCGTGCACCAGCGAACCTTCGCCACCAACTATTTCGGTGTTCTTCACGTCATGAATGAATTGTATCCCCGCATGGCGCAACGGGGCTCGGGAAAGTTCGTCGCGATGTCCAGTCTGGCCGCATACCGCGGATTGCCCGGCGCGGCCGCCTATTGCGCCAGCAAAGCGGCGGTTTCGGTCTTGATGGAATCATTCCGCGTGACCTACGGTCGAAAGAGCGGGATCGAGTTTCTGGTCGTGCATCCGGGATTCGTCGCCACGCCCATGACGGCGAAAAACAAAGAGAAAATGCTTTTCCTCTGGTCGGCGGAGAAGGCGGCGGACTATATTCTGGCCGGGATCGAACGCAATCGGTTGACGATCAATTTCCCGCTGCCGATGCGAATCGGCATGGGCTTTTTGCGCTTCGTGCCCGCCGGCCTCTTTCGCCGGGTCGCCGGCCTGAAAAAATAA
- a CDS encoding YbhB/YbcL family Raf kinase inhibitor-like protein, translating into MKNVSVLFAIFLVLTGGLFLVNCDCGGASDDSDSTGNDSTPAAAGSFALTSPAYVSAGTIPLKYACAEKGGQNLSIPLAWSNAPAETLAFALTLKDPDAPNGTVVHWGLINIPNDSGQLNEGIGGQNLPSGSWETLNYREEIGYGGPCPPAGQSHRYIFTLHALSKEFAKPASHQSVGEIQSELDQATIAKATLMGYYPTKP; encoded by the coding sequence ATGAAAAACGTGTCGGTGCTTTTCGCGATTTTTTTGGTATTGACGGGCGGTTTGTTCCTGGTCAATTGCGACTGTGGCGGGGCAAGCGACGACAGCGACTCGACCGGCAACGATTCGACGCCCGCGGCCGCCGGTTCGTTCGCTCTGACCTCCCCGGCCTACGTGAGCGCGGGAACGATTCCCCTCAAGTACGCCTGCGCGGAAAAAGGCGGACAAAACCTTTCGATTCCCCTGGCCTGGAGCAACGCGCCGGCGGAAACCCTCGCCTTTGCCCTGACGCTGAAAGATCCGGACGCGCCGAACGGGACGGTCGTTCATTGGGGATTGATCAACATCCCGAACGACTCGGGGCAACTCAACGAGGGGATCGGCGGCCAGAACTTGCCGAGTGGATCCTGGGAAACGCTCAATTATCGAGAGGAAATCGGCTATGGCGGCCCCTGCCCGCCGGCCGGCCAATCGCACCGCTACATTTTCACTCTCCATGCCCTGAGCAAGGAATTCGCCAAACCGGCGAGCCATCAGTCGGTAGGGGAGATTCAGAGTGAGTTGGATCAAGCGACCATCGCCAAAGCCACCTTGATGGGTTACTACCCGACCAAGCCGTGA